A stretch of [Clostridium] scindens DNA encodes these proteins:
- a CDS encoding ABC transporter substrate-binding protein: MKKVTLLKKGLSAVLAGTMVLGLVACGSGSGGDSKDEGGDKSVTLKWQQWWAVECPEGYVQDIVDKYEKETGVKIELLSAPFADTKTQITSGASTGTVADIVSVDSSWVYDFADQGILTNQSDLMDKDGFDQDIIDSEWQVDGSTYAVPVVNFAYPMYANQDILDKAGVTELPKTWSEFEAACQKIKDAGYYPFALNLDTTSPSGIQNSYMGFAWASGIKIKDEDGNYNIADNADMKAFAEYMKGLNDKGYIYPGMSSLTEADMSSKFCSGEIAFHINSAALLTSYRKEAPDMNITGAPIPVKDDYTGEKGMCVASWALGVTEKSEHKAEAMKFIEYLLSGADGKDGSICADLAVTQSAFPNSTLAKPDYSGADEVFQDIYDMYQGGYPINEFTGMKEANTIMTDYINELVPYMDGKQDVDTFLGKVQKDIDEVYGK, translated from the coding sequence ATGAAAAAAGTAACGTTGTTGAAAAAGGGCTTGTCGGCAGTTCTGGCGGGAACCATGGTTCTGGGGCTTGTAGCCTGCGGAAGCGGTTCTGGCGGGGATTCGAAGGACGAAGGCGGCGACAAGAGCGTGACGCTTAAGTGGCAGCAGTGGTGGGCAGTGGAATGTCCGGAAGGCTACGTGCAGGACATTGTGGACAAGTACGAAAAAGAGACTGGCGTCAAGATCGAACTGCTGAGCGCGCCGTTCGCGGATACAAAGACGCAGATTACCTCAGGAGCCAGTACCGGAACGGTAGCGGATATCGTCAGCGTAGACAGCAGCTGGGTATACGATTTCGCGGACCAGGGTATCCTGACAAATCAGTCGGATCTGATGGACAAGGATGGCTTTGACCAGGACATCATCGACAGCGAGTGGCAGGTAGACGGCTCTACATACGCGGTTCCAGTCGTTAACTTTGCTTATCCGATGTATGCGAACCAGGATATTCTGGATAAGGCCGGGGTTACAGAACTTCCTAAGACTTGGTCCGAATTCGAGGCGGCATGCCAGAAGATTAAGGATGCAGGCTACTATCCATTTGCGCTGAATCTGGATACAACATCTCCATCAGGAATCCAGAACTCTTACATGGGATTTGCATGGGCATCCGGCATCAAGATCAAGGATGAGGACGGCAACTACAATATCGCTGATAATGCGGATATGAAAGCATTTGCAGAGTATATGAAGGGATTAAATGACAAGGGATATATCTATCCAGGCATGAGTTCCTTAACAGAGGCTGATATGTCTTCTAAGTTCTGCAGCGGAGAGATTGCGTTCCATATCAACTCTGCGGCTCTTCTTACTTCCTACCGCAAGGAGGCTCCGGACATGAATATTACAGGAGCGCCGATTCCGGTTAAGGATGACTACACAGGCGAAAAGGGAATGTGCGTTGCAAGCTGGGCTCTTGGAGTAACGGAAAAGAGCGAGCACAAGGCAGAGGCTATGAAGTTTATCGAATATCTGTTAAGCGGAGCGGACGGAAAAGACGGATCCATCTGTGCAGACCTGGCAGTGACACAGTCCGCGTTCCCGAACAGCACGCTTGCGAAGCCTGATTACAGCGGAGCAGATGAAGTATTCCAGGATATCTACGATATGTATCAGGGCGGCTATCCGATCAATGAGTTCACAGGCATGAAGGAAGCAAATACCATCATGACAGACTACATCAATGAACTTGTGCCATATATGGATGGCAAGCAGGACGTAGATACCTTCCTTGGCAAGGTGCAGAAAGATATTGATGAGGTATATGGCAAGTAA
- a CDS encoding Eco57I restriction-modification methylase domain-containing protein — protein sequence MILKENSSERKLRGAYYTPLKLAEKMVEIFNTDLSIATILEPSCGDGVFIDALIETNFMKRQNKVTAIEIEKNEAEKLSKKLSSMANIRVVNGDFFEFYQEYKEVKKYDLILGNPPYIRYQYLESKQRAEMADILIQHGMRANKLINTWVGFMVACVHMLSPNGKIAFVVPAEILQVAYAEELRLFLANELSKITLLTFEELVFPDIEQEVVVFIGERGATEKGIKIVELNNLDDLESLDINANGFQKLSHVHEKWTKYFTTVQENQLISRIREDARFQKLSNTGIINVGITTGNNKYFSVDKETVENYDLTNVVRPLIGRSSHAHSIYFQQEDWKENAEQGKAAYLIDFPDVPIEKYSQGQKAYIEFGEKNEENIGYKCRIRERWYQIPSIWVPDAFFLRRNNLYPKFVLNCCDAVSTDTMHRVKFNEGIEPERIVLSYYNSISFAFTEICGRSYGGGVLEILPGEVGNISVPILDCVPIEKIREVLSKVDKIVRDKDNIENALNLVDNDILKKYLHIDDQTCAMARGIWKKMQHRRLKRG from the coding sequence ATGATATTAAAAGAAAATAGTTCAGAAAGAAAATTAAGAGGAGCTTATTATACCCCACTTAAATTGGCTGAAAAAATGGTGGAAATTTTTAATACGGATTTATCTATAGCAACTATATTGGAACCGAGTTGTGGAGATGGAGTATTTATTGATGCACTTATTGAAACAAACTTTATGAAGCGGCAAAATAAGGTGACGGCTATTGAAATAGAAAAAAATGAAGCGGAAAAACTGAGTAAGAAACTAAGCAGTATGGCTAATATAAGGGTAGTGAATGGTGACTTCTTCGAATTTTATCAAGAATATAAAGAGGTAAAAAAATATGACTTGATTTTGGGGAATCCTCCATACATACGCTATCAATATCTTGAATCGAAACAAAGAGCAGAAATGGCTGATATTTTAATACAGCATGGTATGAGAGCCAATAAACTAATTAATACATGGGTTGGCTTTATGGTTGCCTGTGTTCATATGCTAAGTCCTAATGGGAAAATAGCATTTGTAGTCCCAGCAGAAATTCTGCAAGTTGCATATGCGGAAGAACTAAGATTATTTTTGGCTAATGAGTTGTCTAAAATAACGCTGCTTACATTTGAAGAATTAGTGTTTCCAGATATTGAACAAGAGGTAGTAGTTTTTATTGGAGAAAGGGGAGCCACAGAGAAAGGAATAAAAATTGTAGAACTTAATAATTTGGATGATTTGGAGAGTCTTGATATTAATGCAAATGGTTTTCAAAAATTAAGTCATGTGCATGAAAAATGGACGAAATATTTTACTACTGTACAGGAAAATCAATTGATTTCACGGATAAGAGAAGATGCTAGATTTCAAAAATTATCTAATACAGGAATTATAAATGTGGGAATTACAACAGGGAATAATAAATATTTTTCTGTTGATAAAGAAACAGTGGAAAATTATGATTTGACTAATGTAGTGCGTCCGCTAATTGGAAGAAGTTCTCATGCACATAGTATTTATTTTCAGCAGGAAGATTGGAAAGAGAATGCAGAACAAGGAAAAGCAGCATATCTGATTGATTTTCCAGATGTACCTATTGAAAAGTATAGTCAGGGACAAAAGGCATATATTGAGTTTGGTGAAAAAAATGAAGAAAATATAGGATATAAATGTAGAATTAGGGAGAGATGGTATCAAATCCCTTCTATTTGGGTACCGGATGCTTTCTTTCTGCGGAGAAATAATTTATACCCTAAATTTGTACTAAACTGTTGTGATGCTGTTTCTACAGATACCATGCATAGAGTAAAATTCAATGAAGGAATTGAGCCTGAAAGGATAGTTTTATCCTATTATAATAGTATTTCCTTTGCATTTACAGAAATTTGTGGACGGAGTTATGGCGGAGGTGTATTAGAAATATTACCGGGAGAAGTTGGTAATATTTCAGTCCCTATTTTAGATTGTGTCCCGATTGAGAAAATTAGGGAGGTGCTTTCCAAAGTAGATAAAATTGTTAGGGATAAAGATAATATTGAAAATGCGTTGAATCTAGTAGATAATGATATATTGAAAAAATATTTACATATTGATGATCAAACATGTGCTATGGCGAGAGGAATATGGAAGAAAATGCAACATAGGAGACTAAAAAGAGGCTAA
- a CDS encoding helix-turn-helix transcriptional regulator produces the protein MPKGANQKFKLYYLMKIMLEKTDDEHSITMPEILTELERYQVSAERKSIYSDLQALEKLGVEVIGEQVGRTYYYHVGSRQFELPELKLLVDSIQSSKFITARKSNELIRKLESLCSEYEAKKLQRQVYVSGRIKTMNESIYYNVDSIHNAITENKKIMFQYFQWNLKKEMELRHNGEMYHISPWGLSWNDENYYLVGYDSEDQMIKHYRVDKMLKIRMSDEPREGKKYFEKFDIGTYSRKNFSMFGGKEERVRLLMDNQMAGVVIDRFGKDISMVPVDDNHFSISVDVVVSQQFFGWVFALGKGAKIIGPESVVQQVNQEIRRLVEQYNME, from the coding sequence ATGCCAAAAGGAGCAAATCAAAAGTTCAAACTATACTACCTCATGAAAATCATGCTGGAAAAGACAGACGACGAGCACAGCATCACAATGCCGGAGATATTAACAGAACTGGAGAGATACCAAGTCTCGGCAGAGCGGAAAAGCATCTACTCAGATCTGCAGGCGCTGGAAAAACTAGGCGTAGAAGTCATCGGAGAGCAGGTCGGGAGGACGTATTATTACCATGTGGGAAGCAGGCAGTTTGAATTGCCTGAACTAAAACTATTGGTAGATTCGATTCAGTCATCCAAATTCATAACTGCCAGAAAATCGAATGAATTGATCCGCAAGCTGGAAAGTTTATGCAGCGAGTATGAAGCCAAGAAACTGCAGCGTCAAGTATATGTTTCCGGAAGAATCAAGACGATGAATGAAAGCATCTACTATAATGTGGACTCGATACATAATGCGATTACGGAAAATAAGAAGATCATGTTTCAGTATTTTCAGTGGAATCTGAAGAAAGAGATGGAGTTACGGCATAATGGGGAGATGTACCATATCAGCCCATGGGGCTTGTCCTGGAACGACGAGAATTATTATCTGGTAGGATATGATTCGGAGGATCAGATGATCAAGCATTACCGGGTAGATAAGATGCTTAAGATCCGCATGTCCGATGAGCCAAGGGAAGGGAAAAAGTATTTTGAGAAATTTGACATCGGCACCTATTCCAGGAAGAACTTTTCCATGTTTGGAGGGAAGGAAGAGCGTGTCAGATTGCTGATGGATAATCAGATGGCAGGGGTGGTCATAGACAGGTTTGGAAAAGACATTTCCATGGTACCGGTGGATGACAATCATTTTTCCATAAGCGTCGATGTGGTCGTCAGCCAGCAGTTTTTCGGATGGGTATTTGCGCTTGGAAAGGGAGCGAAGATCATCGGGCCTGAGAGCGTGGTACAGCAAGTCAATCAGGAAATAAGAAGGTTAGTCGAACAATATAATATGGAATAA
- a CDS encoding carbohydrate ABC transporter permease: MKNKSGLKLKKQITPYLYLSPTVILMLVLLVVPICLIVKYSFQNNAIVVADPVFVGLDNYIKILADSEFVGAVKTTFIFVVVSVAAHIVLGMCFALLLNTKYFKSRTKTIARVIYVLPWVFTASVIAILWKLMLQPAGIVDYLLSFLNLATKDTEWLSNQSVALATITFVNIWCGYPFYMISILAGLQGISEDLYESSALDGATKWKSFWHITIPQVKPILISIAMLDFVWTLQSFAVIWMMTGGGPVNSTQTLSIYIYKLAFNSSQYGIASAVAVLLLIVCVAVAIFYVKQQKKARE, translated from the coding sequence ATGAAAAACAAGAGCGGTTTAAAATTGAAAAAACAGATTACGCCATATTTATACCTGTCTCCCACAGTGATCTTAATGCTGGTCCTGCTGGTGGTCCCCATCTGCCTGATCGTGAAGTATTCTTTCCAGAATAATGCGATCGTAGTGGCCGACCCTGTATTCGTAGGGCTGGACAATTATATAAAAATCCTGGCAGACAGCGAGTTCGTGGGCGCGGTCAAGACCACGTTTATCTTCGTGGTAGTGAGCGTTGCGGCCCATATTGTCCTGGGGATGTGCTTCGCGCTTCTCCTGAACACGAAGTATTTCAAATCAAGGACGAAGACCATTGCCAGAGTCATCTACGTCCTTCCCTGGGTATTCACGGCCTCGGTTATAGCGATTTTGTGGAAATTGATGCTGCAGCCCGCCGGGATCGTGGATTACCTGCTTTCCTTCCTGAATCTGGCGACAAAGGATACGGAGTGGCTGAGCAATCAGAGCGTGGCGCTGGCGACCATAACTTTTGTCAATATCTGGTGCGGATATCCATTTTACATGATCAGCATTCTGGCCGGATTGCAGGGCATATCGGAAGATCTGTATGAAAGTTCCGCGCTTGACGGGGCCACAAAATGGAAATCCTTCTGGCATATCACGATTCCCCAGGTTAAGCCCATCCTGATCAGCATCGCCATGCTGGACTTTGTATGGACGCTTCAATCATTTGCGGTGATCTGGATGATGACAGGAGGAGGGCCGGTCAATTCGACGCAGACGCTTAGCATCTACATCTACAAACTGGCATTTAACAGCAGCCAGTATGGCATTGCATCCGCAGTGGCGGTGCTTCTGCTGATCGTATGCGTGGCCGTAGCCATTTTCTATGTCAAGCAGCAAAAGAAAGCGAGGGAATAG
- a CDS encoding endonuclease/exonuclease/phosphatase family protein: protein MLNILFWNLKRNAIEGYIIDCIVENNVDIAVFSEFDGVDFIKIEKRLGKMYGRILAVQDDRKVTLIAKTTFSVAIIQQQNRYNIYNVKTAVEDYLLAAIHLEDRRNYESGERIETIKGLVADIEQTEELLKCGNTIVIGDFNANPYDEELLSKFAFNAVLFKTIIDKRELTNPNSLKRKRFYNPILHYISEDTEMYGSFYHAKDYRTPYWHCLDQVLIRRDLVNSVKHVEYLKRISTKDLLENAIPNGKISDHLPLLVNLLEVGNGV, encoded by the coding sequence TTGCTTAATATTTTATTTTGGAATCTAAAAAGAAACGCAATAGAAGGTTATATTATTGATTGCATAGTTGAAAATAATGTTGATATTGCTGTTTTCTCAGAATTTGACGGGGTAGATTTTATTAAGATAGAAAAGCGTTTAGGAAAGATGTATGGCCGTATTTTGGCAGTACAAGATGATAGAAAAGTAACATTAATAGCAAAGACAACCTTTTCAGTTGCAATCATACAGCAACAAAATAGGTATAATATATATAATGTAAAAACTGCGGTGGAAGACTATCTTTTGGCAGCGATTCATCTGGAAGATAGGAGAAACTATGAAAGTGGAGAAAGGATCGAGACAATAAAAGGGTTGGTGGCGGATATTGAGCAAACGGAAGAATTATTGAAATGCGGTAATACAATAGTCATTGGAGATTTCAATGCCAATCCATACGATGAAGAATTATTAAGTAAATTTGCCTTTAATGCGGTTTTGTTTAAAACAATTATAGATAAAAGGGAGTTAACAAACCCTAATAGTTTAAAGCGAAAGCGATTTTATAATCCTATTCTACATTATATCTCAGAAGATACGGAAATGTATGGTAGTTTTTATCATGCAAAAGACTATAGGACACCATATTGGCATTGTCTGGATCAAGTGTTGATTAGAAGAGACTTGGTAAACAGTGTAAAGCATGTGGAATATTTAAAAAGAATAAGCACAAAGGATTTGTTAGAAAATGCAATACCTAATGGAAAAATAAGTGATCACTTACCGTTATTAGTTAATCTATTGGAGGTTGGAAATGGAGTTTAA
- a CDS encoding Eco57I restriction-modification methylase domain-containing protein — protein MNEERLARLIAQYQKNREFYRSAKEFNEQDCRDEFISPLLECFGWDVHNQNGVLPQYKEVVVERFSNSGDRPDYTLTLNGVSKIFVEAKKPAVAITEDSIPAIQARRYGWNAKHKLSILTNFEDLLVYDVTNRPQEGDRVTVSLYRKYHYLDYLKKYGEIYKLISRESVYSGEYDKFVNESFSDTERYSTEVDEVFLKQINEWRLEIGEYLYQKYELYKDVNVLNDTVQEFINQIIFLRICEDRNLPVYQRLKDTMHNKEELQVALTKIFKEVDKKYNSKLFAGENIIFNLDNEIIFNMIISLYYPQTPYLFNIIEPGILGKIYETFLTECLIVKNNHVILAAKKEYKYRSVVSTPVEIVKYMIKNTLESICQGKTPEEIKKLQIVDISCGSGVFLEEAYQFLIDYCVEWYTQYKPEYLLELDNGRKKLPLTDKKDILTKCIYGVDIDVHAVEVSKFSLLIKLIEDETTASVKECVPILPDLSSNIKNGNSLISRDDMESKDITVEMLCDIKPFQWDEINEGQKFDAIVGNPPYVKTEDIHTLETEFEFDIYKTKYKSAYKQFDKYFLFIEKAFELLKEEGEICYIVPNKFYKIGAGQELRRLLAKHILKLDDFGDIQLFPDKTIYSCIITISKKLCEKVRYTNVTSLTDLWAGGEQKNIEIENRVLDEAPWRLSTDIEFMKMIAKVEENGKPLGDVVDIFNGIQTSAERPKPVYWFSKEEVISETAEELIVRKFDKEYHIEKTILKPYFKPTKADEKGMGTYSVLKTDKQIIFPYNSDGSLINSDTMESKYPGAYQYLLECYDLLVPKCLNGGKGRDVKNATADTWYQYGRKQSITAFVNTPKLIVRVLSKEPMYAYDENDMLIATGGTAGYCAIAKLPDTKYDLSYIQAWLNHPYTERLFQIMGSDFEGGFTARGTYLLKKIPFVELDFDDKKQKVLYNAVVNATKKIYELNSVLEKKKDKATIGIIEKEKEKLQKQIVSDITKIYKLKF, from the coding sequence ATGAATGAGGAAAGATTAGCAAGACTAATAGCTCAATATCAAAAGAATAGAGAGTTTTATAGATCCGCCAAAGAATTTAATGAACAAGATTGCAGGGATGAGTTTATTAGTCCACTATTAGAATGTTTTGGATGGGATGTACACAATCAGAACGGGGTGTTACCACAGTATAAAGAAGTAGTTGTAGAAAGATTTTCAAATAGTGGGGATCGCCCGGATTATACATTGACATTAAATGGTGTATCAAAGATTTTTGTAGAAGCAAAGAAGCCTGCGGTTGCCATAACAGAGGATTCAATTCCGGCAATACAGGCAAGACGTTATGGGTGGAATGCTAAACATAAATTGTCGATTTTGACGAACTTTGAAGACTTGCTGGTTTACGATGTTACAAATAGGCCTCAAGAGGGGGACAGAGTAACTGTATCTTTATATAGAAAATATCATTATCTGGACTATCTTAAGAAATATGGAGAAATATATAAATTAATATCAAGAGAAAGTGTTTATTCTGGAGAATATGATAAATTTGTAAATGAGAGTTTTAGTGATACAGAAAGATATTCGACAGAAGTAGATGAAGTGTTTTTAAAACAAATCAATGAGTGGAGATTAGAAATTGGAGAATATTTATACCAGAAATATGAACTATACAAAGATGTAAATGTTTTAAATGATACAGTTCAGGAATTTATTAACCAAATTATTTTTCTAAGAATTTGTGAAGATAGAAATTTACCAGTATATCAAAGATTAAAGGATACAATGCATAATAAAGAAGAATTGCAGGTAGCGTTAACTAAGATTTTTAAGGAAGTAGATAAAAAATATAATTCTAAGTTGTTTGCTGGGGAGAATATTATTTTCAATCTAGATAATGAGATTATTTTTAATATGATTATTTCACTATATTATCCGCAGACTCCGTATTTGTTTAATATTATTGAACCAGGAATTTTAGGGAAAATTTATGAAACTTTTTTGACAGAATGTCTTATAGTAAAAAACAATCATGTTATTTTGGCAGCGAAAAAGGAGTATAAATATCGTTCAGTTGTATCCACGCCTGTAGAAATAGTGAAGTATATGATAAAAAATACTTTGGAATCAATTTGTCAGGGGAAAACTCCCGAAGAAATAAAAAAACTTCAAATAGTGGATATTTCTTGTGGCTCGGGAGTGTTTTTGGAGGAAGCATATCAATTTCTTATTGATTACTGTGTTGAGTGGTACACACAATATAAGCCGGAATACTTATTGGAATTGGACAATGGGAGAAAGAAATTGCCATTAACTGATAAAAAAGATATTTTGACAAAATGTATTTATGGTGTTGATATTGATGTTCATGCTGTCGAAGTAAGCAAATTTTCTTTATTGATAAAGTTAATAGAAGATGAGACAACGGCTTCTGTAAAAGAGTGTGTTCCTATTTTACCGGATTTAAGTTCTAACATAAAGAATGGAAATTCATTAATTTCAAGAGATGATATGGAAAGCAAAGATATAACAGTTGAAATGTTGTGTGACATTAAACCTTTTCAATGGGACGAAATAAATGAAGGACAAAAATTTGATGCAATTGTCGGAAATCCGCCATACGTAAAAACAGAAGATATACATACATTAGAGACTGAATTTGAATTTGATATTTATAAAACAAAATATAAGAGTGCCTATAAGCAGTTTGATAAGTATTTTTTGTTTATAGAGAAAGCATTTGAATTATTAAAGGAAGAGGGAGAAATATGTTATATCGTGCCGAATAAATTTTATAAAATAGGTGCTGGTCAAGAACTGAGAAGATTACTAGCCAAGCATATTTTAAAATTAGATGATTTTGGAGATATACAACTTTTTCCTGATAAAACTATTTATAGTTGTATTATTACGATTTCTAAAAAGTTATGTGAAAAAGTTAGATACACAAATGTCACGTCATTAACTGATCTTTGGGCAGGTGGAGAGCAGAAGAATATAGAAATTGAAAACAGAGTATTAGATGAGGCCCCTTGGAGATTATCTACTGATATAGAATTCATGAAAATGATTGCCAAGGTAGAAGAAAATGGAAAACCATTAGGTGATGTGGTAGATATTTTTAACGGAATACAGACAAGTGCAGAAAGACCTAAGCCAGTGTATTGGTTTAGCAAAGAAGAAGTTATTTCGGAAACAGCGGAAGAATTAATAGTGAGAAAGTTTGATAAAGAATACCATATCGAAAAGACTATTTTAAAACCGTACTTTAAACCCACCAAGGCAGATGAAAAGGGGATGGGAACATATTCAGTGTTAAAAACTGATAAACAAATTATTTTCCCCTATAACTCAGATGGTAGTTTAATTAACAGTGATACCATGGAGTCAAAATATCCTGGAGCATATCAGTATTTGTTAGAATGTTATGACCTGTTAGTTCCTAAATGCCTTAATGGAGGAAAGGGTAGAGATGTAAAAAATGCAACGGCAGATACATGGTATCAATATGGTAGAAAGCAATCGATAACAGCATTTGTAAATACACCTAAATTAATTGTTAGAGTTTTGAGTAAAGAACCCATGTATGCATATGATGAAAATGATATGCTTATTGCAACTGGTGGCACAGCAGGATATTGTGCAATTGCAAAATTGCCGGATACAAAGTATGATTTATCATATATACAAGCGTGGTTAAATCATCCCTATACGGAAAGATTATTTCAGATTATGGGAAGTGATTTTGAAGGAGGATTTACGGCTAGAGGAACTTATTTGTTAAAGAAAATACCATTTGTGGAATTGGATTTTGATGATAAAAAACAGAAAGTATTGTATAATGCCGTGGTAAATGCAACAAAGAAGATTTATGAGTTAAATTCGGTATTAGAAAAAAAGAAGGATAAAGCGACAATCGGCATAATAGAGAAAGAAAAGGAAAAGTTGCAAAAGCAGATTGTGAGTGATATTACAAAGATTTATAAATTGAAGTTTTAG
- a CDS encoding carbohydrate ABC transporter permease yields the protein MVGSYKKPIKVILSILLILGGAFAGFPVLWMFISSLKSNTEIFSWPPTFIDKSFSLRSYIEILTDAEKVRYFLNSYFVSAVVVVLTLVIGILAAYAFSRFDFPLKGLINTLIVSVQAVPPIVLLIPYLSLIVSLKLFNTYWALILTYLVFTLPYCILMITGYFNTLSTDLDEAVMIDGGSRMKALWKILVPVSVPGLVSVGMYTFMQAWNEYLFALALTQTTNMRTVPIGINMLMGQHTYDWSQMMAMSFLGSLPVLILFIFFQKYFIAGMSSGAVKG from the coding sequence ATGGTAGGAAGTTACAAGAAGCCGATTAAGGTGATTTTGAGTATTTTACTGATTCTGGGCGGAGCCTTCGCGGGATTTCCGGTTTTATGGATGTTTATATCATCTTTAAAGTCTAATACAGAGATATTCTCCTGGCCGCCGACCTTTATTGACAAATCATTCAGCCTGCGTTCCTATATCGAGATTCTGACGGATGCAGAAAAGGTCCGGTATTTCCTGAACAGTTACTTTGTATCAGCAGTCGTAGTGGTGCTGACGCTGGTGATCGGGATTCTGGCCGCTTATGCGTTCAGCCGGTTTGATTTCCCGTTAAAGGGACTGATCAATACGCTGATCGTAAGCGTCCAGGCAGTTCCCCCGATCGTGCTTTTGATCCCGTATCTAAGCCTGATCGTGTCGCTGAAGCTGTTTAATACATATTGGGCCCTGATCCTGACCTATCTGGTATTTACGCTGCCGTACTGCATCCTGATGATCACTGGTTATTTCAACACGCTTTCTACGGATCTGGATGAAGCCGTCATGATCGACGGAGGTTCCCGCATGAAAGCGCTGTGGAAGATTCTGGTTCCGGTGTCTGTGCCTGGCCTGGTATCCGTTGGAATGTATACCTTCATGCAGGCATGGAATGAGTACCTGTTTGCCCTGGCCCTGACCCAGACCACCAATATGCGTACGGTCCCGATCGGCATCAACATGCTGATGGGGCAGCATACCTACGACTGGAGCCAGATGATGGCGATGAGTTTCTTAGGCTCTCTACCGGTATTGATTCTGTTCATCTTCTTCCAGAAATACTTCATCGCCGGAATGTCATCCGGAGCGGTAAAAGGATAG
- a CDS encoding TOPRIM nucleotidyl transferase/hydrolase domain-containing protein, which translates to MEFKNYWGIGEEPQDDLKYTDNIYRIMEEQCKYLFQYTRSKVFAVFDEIKIDGSMLVVAKTISNVFKSVSGITELQETIAESSTENLIDANDMYFDKRYGFEICTEKYRFRLFELRMTPIYPVEIIIDEGICKNIGKTLARIAIPMEKFNHFIINDEETFCDVLENILQDKKVHYIIDELQKRVQDKNEEKKLPEKVIICEGKTDEIILQALARKLNQKVTIIVADGKYKVPVIFDTVTVRNIKSNILIVIDSDGNEKETKK; encoded by the coding sequence ATGGAGTTTAAAAATTATTGGGGAATTGGTGAGGAGCCTCAAGATGATTTAAAGTATACTGATAATATTTACAGAATTATGGAGGAGCAATGCAAATATTTGTTTCAGTACACTAGGAGTAAGGTTTTTGCGGTTTTTGATGAAATAAAAATTGATGGTTCAATGCTTGTAGTAGCAAAAACCATATCAAATGTATTTAAAAGTGTTTCGGGCATAACTGAATTACAAGAAACTATTGCGGAATCATCTACAGAAAATTTGATCGATGCGAATGATATGTATTTTGATAAGCGTTATGGTTTTGAAATATGCACTGAAAAATATAGATTTAGACTGTTTGAATTGAGAATGACACCAATATATCCTGTTGAAATAATTATTGATGAGGGCATATGTAAAAATATAGGAAAGACATTGGCTAGGATAGCCATTCCGATGGAAAAATTTAATCATTTTATAATTAATGATGAGGAAACTTTTTGCGATGTGTTAGAAAATATTTTACAAGATAAAAAGGTGCATTATATTATTGATGAATTGCAAAAACGTGTACAGGATAAAAATGAAGAAAAGAAATTACCAGAAAAGGTAATAATATGTGAAGGGAAGACAGATGAGATAATTCTTCAAGCACTTGCTCGAAAGTTAAATCAAAAGGTTACAATTATAGTTGCTGATGGGAAATATAAGGTTCCGGTTATTTTTGATACAGTAACGGTTAGAAATATCAAATCTAATATCTTAATTGTAATTGATTCTGATGGGAATGAAAAAGAAACCAAAAAATGA
- a CDS encoding helix-turn-helix domain-containing protein — protein sequence MTDLIDKWYGLEETAEYLGVTKDTIRNWIKKTDIPAHKIGRLWKFKLAEVDEWVKSGKSAL from the coding sequence ATGACTGATTTAATAGATAAGTGGTATGGGTTAGAAGAAACAGCAGAGTATCTGGGGGTAACAAAGGATACGATTAGAAACTGGATTAAAAAAACAGACATACCAGCACATAAAATTGGACGCTTATGGAAATTTAAACTAGCAGAAGTAGATGAATGGGTCAAAAGTGGCAAAAGTGCATTGTGA